The following DNA comes from Mya arenaria isolate MELC-2E11 chromosome 11, ASM2691426v1.
GCATTGGGCcaaatgttcagaactttgttaaagaaGTGACTGTTGTTAACtgttaaacataattgtttgatgatgtgctcacatatttaaatataaacaagtagaGCTGAAACAGCTGTTTCACATCTTGTTAGAAATATAGCAGATCATAGCTGTATCTATTAAACATCCAGAGCCgtaacgatttgaaagttaacaacgatgatgttaacaatgctgttaactttaacaaagttctgaacctATATTACATCTACTGTGTAGCATATGAAAAGCAAATTATGACAActgtaaaaatctgaaaatattcatttttaatagtatatattaaaaatattgaataataaaaatacatgattaaatgtcattttgatgGATTATGAAATGTTGCTTAGTcacagatacatgtacatgccaTACAATATCTAAAGCATGTcgttaaatgtttcaaatttcactatGATACAGTACATTACCTACTTGTCAATGTTTAGGTTGACGAATGAGTTTGTGTATACATTACATACCGGTACTACCTTtggtatgtatatacatgtacaaataaagTTTATAACGATATCAAATACAGAGTAACTGTATAACACCAGAGAAAAACAATTTCTGGATTCTCATTaggatatttgttattaaattgagtgtgtgtgtgggggggggggggggggtcatttttgaataaaaatgcatGAGGTACATTTATATTCCAGAACAAATTTCCCAGTTTGTTTCCACTCTTTGTGAAGAAAAGGCTAAAAGATCTTCAAATGGTTGGAAGTAGGCAGGAATGAGAAACTGagtaaaaccaaaaaaaaaagaagctgaacaaaaaaatatctCCTTCAAACagaacagaggtagaagggtaaTACAAACAAAGGGCAAGATATAAAAGCTGTTTAGGGTGCGGGGGGTAATCTGGAGGTAGAAAGGTCATACTTACAACAAAAAAGGAAATGGATGGAGTTTTGTGACAACGGTTTTGTAACacattgtcaaatattgtgtacatctatatccataaaaatattaattgaaaataaataataacaaaacatagggATAAAAACCACCGTAAGATAAATATGTCTCTAAACAGCTTCATATTGAAAAGGAAACTTTCCATCACATTCAAGGAACATCAAAaccatatatttttatgtacacAAATTTAAATGGCCAGGCCTTATACTTAAAAGTTAGACAGCcattacattaaataaaacttatttccAGCCTGAACTCTTAAACTAACAATTCCAtctataaaaacatataaaactgtcaattttaaattattatcaaaatacagtTAGCTGTTTATAGCAATAACATAATGTTAAGTATATAAAACATCAGTATTTTATACTCAAACAAAGTTCAAAATGTGTTAGATATATTAAGTTAGCTTTTATCTTAATTAAAACCATTTAGATTTATTGACaagacatgtacatgtaagcCAAAGACATTTTCTTCACAAGAAAATGGAATGTAACAAAAGATACTCAGAACATGTATAGTTAATAGTCACGGTtctgaaaaatacatgtatgtagaaaaAGGGAGATACTCTGGTATAAACTGTAGTACAAGCAACCGTACAAAATATTGgtgttttttaatgatatactATGCTTCCTCACGAAAAATATACTATGAAGCACCAAGTTAGATAAAATCTATacaattgtataatataaagCTATTTGGAGTTTGTTTATTATGAAggaaaagaatgtttttatgaaaatataatccCCATTTTCATTTAAGAAGAGCAGCGTGGAGTGGACACCATTACTTGTCAGTTTTCCAGGGACATAACTCAAAATTACATAAGTCAGAGTGATGTGCCTTGCTAAAAATCTTCATAAGATCTCTGGCATCCTGAGTTCTAAGTTTCAATTGCACCTCTtgaacagttttatattttaaatgataaggCGATGCCGTGGAAGAAAGTTGACAATACTTACTTTTTAAAATCTAACATGTCTAGCTTCCTTACATGCAAATAAATACACTcgatatttgtttcaaatacttACAGCTTCAagaaaaatgaagttttttgaTAATTCTTCTTGTCTTAAACACTTAGGCATTGCCTAAAGAATTATATGaatcgaaaaaataataatctgcCAAAAGAATTAAAGAAACACCTTATATTTTCTTAAGATTGTTATTATAATGTAACACAAAATCAGGACTAAATTGTATTCTAATGAGATCAAAATCTACAATATTAAAgtacttttataaacaaacgaCCAAAGTCAAAAGCCACAACAACCCTTGACAAGCCTTGTTCCCGAATTCTATCAATACTAACGTTTTTTAACTAAATTCTTCTATGGACATAAACGCTGTAATTCTAAAATATGACAAAGCCTTTTACTGAAAAGAATGATGCAAACTCATCATCCAATtaataacagaaaatatatatgtaaaatgatgctgaaaataaatactgataTTGACGGCTGTATTgcaaaacttttgtttttaagtcAAGATGTAAAATTGGATTTAATAGCTCAAATCATGTTGAGAGTATTAAGTTCATTCAACTTGACCGTAACCCTGATTTTTTACAACATGgttattaaactttaaatgcATCAGCAATAAGAATATTGAATCCTTTAGTGTATTTAGTAACATACACATAGAACATTGTACAAGCTACAACATAAAGCCAGAGAATTGGATACAaccataataaatatacaatgatCAATTCCGTGAGTGTCCATGAAATCCAGCTACATAGAAATAGAGACCCTATCAAACTGTTGTTAGTTAACAACTCTTTCTCTGATTTGGGAAATGCTTTTTTCTCATAAAAATCTTGCAAAACTTTTTCTTTCTTGCTCCATCGATCTTTACACCAGTTGTGGAGGTCATCCACCTGCGATGGTATTTGGGAGTTGGGGAAAGTTTTCACATGGAAATGGATCTCTTCTGGAAAGTTGCCCTTGAATATGTCCAACTCACTCTGTGGAATTCCACGGGGGTAGGCTATCGTGATGTCCAATAAGTGGTCCAGAAGCCCATCTGTAAAATGAgaattttgttacatttaaaaatgtgtttgtttgcaGGTGCAAAAACAAATGAGATAGAAAATCTTAATTAAATACTGCTGttgtctacatgtatgtaaagattttacgcattaaaaaagaaattctcAGCTGACAGACTCATCAAAAAAGAATTAGTCAGGGCCAGTATTTAATATAACTCTTATCCTTTGACAAGCCTAACAAATTACATTCAGTCGACTACATGAAATATCGGCACGTTTTTCCGTCAgacattaaaattgaaaacgaAAATTTTGGAATGACTACCtatgattatgtttataaacaacacataattTTGTATAGATTTTTAAAAACCAGCCAGTTATGCAATGATAAAATGACAATGCAAACAATGCAATGTGTTTTTAGATCAATTCAAGGCTAAATTATGCATGCCAACAATGACATTAAGGCTATGAAAAAACCATGATAAGCAAGAAACAGTAGAGATATGATATTCAATATGATTAAATAGATAGATTTGTGTTCATGATCACCTTTCTTCATTTCCTGGACAAAATGGTTGAACCCAGTTGTTCGAGGATGGAGCACATAGTTGTATTTTGGGAGGTTGTTTTTCTCCGCATATATGTCACTCCGCTGTTTTGTGTTGGCTGTCAGATCAGTGCCCTCTGGGAACAGCAGAATCTGGTCAAGAAAATATTGGAGGAaaggtttaaacaaatatgtcaaCTTAGAAttcaacctacattttcagtcaatgaaattcacatttgttttaagttttgcctactgccactcatccgatattTTTGCGTTGACAATCTATCAGCCACAGCATTCTTAGTCagacctgaagtaatatcttaatgattaagatttaTTAACACGACTTATAGGGGCCATCATTTTTTTTCGAGTATTTGACAAATGTACACAGAAGGGCTCATCAAGAGGTTTCTGGACTATTTacataaatactatatttaGCCCAAAAATTAGTATCACAGCTACACTAACTTGACTTTGCCTATCAGATAATGGTGTTTACTCAAACATGTATACCTACATGTATTATACCTGCTTTACTTGTATAAAACTACTATCTGGTTAAGATATTTATATGATGTGAAAATAATGGTTCATGTGTTCTATTTAACTTTTCATCAACCTTGGGCCTCACTTTTTCCTCGGAGGCAGTGCTTGCTTAAAGCATATaacaataaatgcatttcagCTGTAgcttaattgtgagaaatgctTTTGTGGGTGCCTTAACATTAAAAGACTTAGATGggcataaatattaatgtagCAATCCAGTATactaatattcatttttgtGACCTCAGTGCACAATTCTGTGATGCATGTACATGAATATAGACAAAACACAAActtaaatcataaaaacaaacatacatgttaaactgaaaacaaattCTGGGATAGCATATATATACGTTCCTGTGTAAGTGTAATCCTTGGTTTCAGTGACGTTCGatatacaagtacatgtagCTGTATTCATGCAATTTTTCATCATCAGAAATGATATGCACATATGAACTATATTTGAGGTGAACTCTTGATTACGTACCAATATCTGTGTTCTAAAATTATAGTGTAAAAATTTCCATAGATtgacatgtataaaataattgtttgtgaGAAAATGGCAGAAAGATGCTTTTTCAGCAAAGAAAAACCCGAATTTTAAAGttacttatttataaatactgttaaaacaatgtctttaaaatacttaaacaaagGACAGTAAATAACCTGTTAC
Coding sequences within:
- the LOC128207973 gene encoding lysocardiolipin acyltransferase 1-like encodes the protein MELPVKIWGPFRGISFVFLIMFSTYFGTIFLITPFLPLFFVSPRVGRTATVLLIWFWKVYCVAVYEVLFQTKVKVYGDVPSDKDATLMIMNHRTRLDWLYLFSFQVRHASLKHYTISLKNVLKSLPGIGWAMQIAGFIFLDRKWEEDEANISKCLRVFREVQFKQQILLFPEGTDLTANTKQRSDIYAEKNNLPKYNYVLHPRTTGFNHFVQEMKKDGLLDHLLDITIAYPRGIPQSELDIFKGNFPEEIHFHVKTFPNSQIPSQVDDLHNWCKDRWSKKEKVLQDFYEKKAFPKSEKELLTNNSLIGSLFLCSWISWTLTELIIVYLLWLYPILWLYVVACTMFYVYVTKYTKGFNILIADAFKV